Proteins co-encoded in one Nicotiana sylvestris chromosome 7, ASM39365v2, whole genome shotgun sequence genomic window:
- the LOC138873137 gene encoding uncharacterized mitochondrial protein AtMg00860-like, with translation MAPAELKELKEQLKDLLEKGFTRPSTSPWGAQVLFVRKKDGSLRMCIDYRQLNKSVAFLGNIVSDGGIKVDNQKIDAVKSSLRPTTPTKVRSFLGLAGYYRRFVECFSSLLAPLTKLTQKATKFQWTEACEQSFQELKNKLTSTPVLALPESPDGYAMYCNASGVGLGCVLM, from the exons atggcacctgccgaattgaaggagttgaaggagcagttaaaagattTACTAGAGAAAGGTTTCACCAGGCCCagtacttcaccttggggtgcacaaGTACTGTTTGTACGGAAGAAAGACGGCTCGctgaggatgtgtatcgattataggcaactgaacaag tCTGTAGCATTTTTGGGGAACATTGTATCTGAtggaggtataaaggtagacaaTCAGAAGATTGATGCTGTGAAATCCTCGCTAAGACCTACCACTCCGACAaaggttcgtagctttctaggcttagcaggataCTACCGAAGGTTCGTAgagtgtttttcttctcttttagcaCCATTAACAAAGTTGACACAGAAAGcaactaagtttcagtggacagaggcATGTGAGCAaagtttccaagagcttaagaacaAGTTGACCTCAACACCAGTTCTAGCACTTCCAGAGAGTCCAGATGGTTATGCAATGTATTGTAATGCCTCAGGtgtcgggttaggatgtgtcctAATGTAA
- the LOC104238147 gene encoding CASP-like protein 2A1 has product MEDSRQKMAGSTPLQKGSQEFEDENGSSSMRTAETVLRLLPMGLCVVALVIMLKNSQTNDFGSLSYSDLGTFRYLVHANGICAGYSLLSAIVAAVPRPITMSRAWTFFLLDQILTYIILAAGAASTEVVYLAYKGDTAVTWSESCGSFGGFCHKATASVSVTFIVSLCYAMLSLLSSYRLFSKYDAPVELYNNKGGIEVAAY; this is encoded by the exons ATGGAGGATTCAAGACAGAAAATGGCTGGAAGTACTCCTCTACAGAAAGGGTCACAAGAATTTGAAGATGAGAATGGAAGCAGTAGCATGCGAACGGCTGAGACTGTGCTACGTTTGCTACCCATGGGGCTTTGTGTTGTGGCTCTTGTTATTATGCTCAAGAATTCCCAAACTAATGACTTTGGTTCCCTTTCCTACTCTGACCTTGGAACCTTCAG GTACTTGGTCCATGCAAATGGCATTTGTGCAGGTTATTCTCTTCTATCAGCAATAGTCGCAGCTGTTCCTCGTCCCATTACCATGTCTAGAGCCTGGACTTTCTTCCTCCTTGATCAG ATACTGACATACATAATACTGGCTGCCGGAGCTGCGTCAACAGAGGTGGTGTATCTGGCCTATAAAGGGGACACAGCGGTTACATGGAGTGAGTCATGTGGCTCATTTGGAGGTTTTTGCCATAAAGCCACAGCATCTGTATCTGTTACTTTCATAGTAAGCCTTTGCTATGCAATGCTTTCGCTGCTTTCATCTTACCGACTTTTCAGCAAATATGATGCACCAGTTGAGTTGTATAATAACAAGGGGGGTATTGAGGTTGCGGCGTATTGA
- the LOC104238148 gene encoding uncharacterized protein isoform X2: MKEEAISSSHDPQLPPKASSPPPIHTPAASSVGASSPAVPANAGGTDWFAHPQGSKAAALSRIGSQPMRTSMSTSAGGSALGSSQPSCRPWERGDLLRRLSTFRPTNWFGKPKASSSLTCARRGWVNVDADTIECEACGANLRFVSSATWTPDEADIAGEEFAKKLDEGHKATCPWRGNTCAESLVQFPPTPPSALIGGYKDRCDGLLQFPSLPIVAASAIEHIRISRSSEIDRLLAQSQAFGGMEPIFRSEIMSGTETNIEDVFLVYSHAHKVISLCGWEPRWLPNIQDCEEHSAQSARSGYSIGPTKYHTSLQDFGHGENVLPASKKKNSSKNKAVGTRSTKGESRSPLLDCSLCGATVRIWDFLTVVRPTCFAPNTNDIPETSKKMALTRGVSAASGISGWVAADGMGKEQTEDLDEAATTEEGRSLSNIGVDLNLTMAGGLSSSQVNMDVRPEQFQDVHKRRHPIIGQPSSSEVGGHAASYESRGPSSRKRNLEEGGSTVDRPQLPVQPADSVEGTVIDRDGDEVNDGSQYSAGPSKRACQSDAFGPQLTSYGKDSSGAGPSLSLGFEIGRDASRDDTFGRGQEQLTGMPSTRDSTHVSSVIAMDTVHSADDDSMESVENLPGDFDDVNFPSTSMLRSADPVETSELNYSNQAQQSTCPAVVRSAGEMGVSSTNDEEVVNADTATGNVRDGPSVGISGGSIGMGASHEAEIHGTDASVHRADSVAGDVEAVAEITENQGQTGEFAPDPGLMGDYVPEEVDRVDPNGDSQDLTSRSVGRADSGSKIVGSAKAESIESGERTRHMQPTLPNSPHPSLSCNAVVYSAYEASKDEVTQNNAPATDDCGFFESGYMLANGTGPPIGESNYDEAVEFDPIKHHNFFCPWVNGNVAAAGCSSSGSSSSNAGAIALCGWQLTLDALDSFQSLGHVPVQTVESESAASLYKDDHRATGRKLLAHHSFSKRHGQN; encoded by the exons ATGAAGGAAGAAGCCATAAGCTCTTCCCATGATCCTCAATTGCCCCCCAAAGCTTCTTCTCCTCCCCCTATCCATACACCTGCTGCTAG TTCTGTAGGAGCATCATCTCCTGCTGTTCCAGCAAATGCTGGGGGTACGGATTGGTTCGCACACCCGCAGGGTTCAAAAGCAGCTGCACTTTCCCGTATTGGTTCACAGcccatgcggacttcaatgagcACTAGTGCTGGTGGTTCTGCCCTGGGATCATCACAACCTTCATGTAGACCATGGGAAAGGGGTGACCTATTGAGGCGGCTGTCCACATTCCGACCCACAAACTGGTTTGGGAAGCCTAAG GCTTCAAGTTCACTGACATGTGCTAGAAGAGGCTGGGTTAATGTGGATGCTGATACAATTGAGTGCGAAGCTTGTGGTGCTAATCTGAGATTTGTTTCTTCTGCAACCTGGACCCCCGATGAAG CTGATATTGCGGGGGAAGAATTTGCAAAGAAACTTGATGAAGGGCATAAGGCCACTTGTCCTTGGAGAGGAAACACCTGTGCAGAAAGCTTGGTCCAGTTCCCTCCTACACCACCATCAGCCTTAATTGGTGGTTACAAGGATCGATGTGATGGATTACTTCAATTTCCTTCACTCCCCATTGTGGCTGCATCTGCAATTGAGCACATTAGGATCTCTCGAAGTTCAGAAATTGATCGCCTTCTAGCTCAGTCCCAGGCTTTCGGTGGCATGGAACCCATCTTTAGGTCAGAGATTATGTCAGGAACTGAAACCAACATAGAAGATGTCTTCCTTGTCTATTCTCAT GCCCATAAGGTGATAAGCCTGTGTGGATGGGAGCCAAGATGGCTTCCAAATATTCAAGACTGTGAAGAACATTCTGCTCAATCAGCTAGGAGTGGGTACTCCATTGGTCCCACAAAATATCACACTTCTTTGCAAGATTTTGGCCATGGAGAAAATGTATTACCTGCTTCAAAGAAAAAGAATTCTAGTAAGAACAAAGCTGTGGGTACCAGGTCTACTAAAGGTGAATCTCGGTCACCTTTGTTGGATTGTAGCTTGTGTGGAGCCACTGTGAGAATCTGGGATTTCCTTACTGTTGTCCGTCCTACTTGCTTTGCTCCAAATACCAATGATATCCCTGAGACAAGCAAGAAGATGGCATTGACACGTGGAGTAAGTGCTGCTAGTGGAATCAGTGGATGGGTTGCTGCTGATGGCATGGGAAAGGAGCAGACAGAGGACCTTGATGAAGCTGCAACAACTGAAGAGGGAAGGTCTTTGTCAAATATAGGAGTAGATCTGAATCTCACAATGGCTGGTGGATTATCCTCTTCACAGGTGAACATGGATGTGAGGCCGGAACAATTTCAAGATGTCCATAAACGAAGACATCCAATTATTGGTCAACCTTCAAGCAGTGAGGTTGGTGGTCATGCAGCTTCATATGAATCGCGAGGCCCTAGTTCTCGCAAACGAAACTTAGAGGAAGGTGGAAGCACAGTTGATAGGCCACAATTGCCGGTACAGCCGGCCGATAGTGTTGAAGGCACTGTAATAGACCGTGATGGAGATGAAGTAAATGATGGTAGTCAGTACTCAGCTGGCCCATCAAAGCGTGCATGCCAGTCTGATGCCTTTGGGCCCCAGCTTACCTCATATGGCAAGGATTCATCAGGTGCTGGTCCTAGCCTCTCGCTTGGTTTTGAGATTGGCAGAGATGCTTCCAGAGATGATACCTTTGGACGAGGGCAGGAACAGCTAACTGGTATGCCATCTACTCGAGACTCAACACATGTTTCATCTGTTATTGCAATGGACACTGTTCACAGTGCAGATGATGATTCAATGGAAAGTGTTGAGAATCTCCCAGGAGACTTTGATGATGTTAATTTCCCTTCAACATCTATGTTAAGAAGTGCAGATCCAGTGGAAACTTCAGAATTGAACTACAGTAATCAAGCACAACAGAGTACTTGTCCAGCTGTGGTCAGAAGTGCTGGTGAAATGGGTGTTAGTAGCACCAATGATGAAGAAGTAGTGAATGCAGATACTGCCACTGGCAATGTGAGGGATGGCCCTAGCGTCGGGATCAGTGGAGGAAGTATTGGAATGGGTGCTAGTCATGAAGCTGAAATCCATGGGACAGATGCTTCTGTGCACAGAGCAGATAGTGTCGCTGGTGATGTAGAAGCAGTTGCTGAAATTACGGAAAATCAGGGGCAAACAGGTGAATTTGCTCCAGACCCCGGACTAATGGGTGACTATGTTCCTGAAGAAGTGGACCGAGTTGATCCTAATGGTGATAGTCAAGATCTGACATCTCGTTCTGTGGGAAGGGCTGATAGTGGCTCAAAAATTGTTGGCTCAGCCAAAGCAGAATCCATTGAAAGTGGTGAAAGGACTCGTCACATGCAGCCTACACTTCCGAATAGTCCACACCCTTCTCTTTCTTGCAATGCTGTTGTATATTCTGCATATGAAGCATCCAAGGACGAAGTAACCCAAAATAATGCACCAGCTACTGATGATTGTGGATTCTTCGAGTCAGGCTATATGCTTGCGAACGGGACAG GGCCTCCTATTGGAGAAAGCAACTATGACGAAGCTGTTGAATTTGATCCAATTAAACATCATAATTTTTTCTGTCCTTGGGTAAATGGAAATGTTGCTGCTGCTGGCTGCAGTAGTAGTGGCAGTTCCTCTTCCAATGCTGGTGCTATTGCTCTCTGTGGTTGGCAGCTGACGTTAGATGCTTTGGATTCTTTCCAGTCACTCGGACATGTTCCAGTCCAGACTGTTGAATCTGAATCAGCTGCATCTTTGTATAAG GATGATCATCGTGCAACAGGTAGGAAACTCTTGGCACACCACTCTTTTAGCAAACGTCATGGGCAAAACTGA
- the LOC104238148 gene encoding uncharacterized protein isoform X1 — MKEEAISSSHDPQLPPKASSPPPIHTPAASSVGASSPAVPANAGGTDWFAHPQGSKAAALSRIGSQPMRTSMSTSAGGSALGSSQPSCRPWERGDLLRRLSTFRPTNWFGKPKASSSLTCARRGWVNVDADTIECEACGANLRFVSSATWTPDEADIAGEEFAKKLDEGHKATCPWRGNTCAESLVQFPPTPPSALIGGYKDRCDGLLQFPSLPIVAASAIEHIRISRSSEIDRLLAQSQAFGGMEPIFRSEIMSGTETNIEDVFLVYSHAHKVISLCGWEPRWLPNIQDCEEHSAQSARSGYSIGPTKYHTSLQDFGHGENVLPASKKKNSSKNKAVGTRSTKGESRSPLLDCSLCGATVRIWDFLTVVRPTCFAPNTNDIPETSKKMALTRGVSAASGISGWVAADGMGKEQTEDLDEAATTEEGRSLSNIGVDLNLTMAGGLSSSQVNMDVRPEQFQDVHKRRHPIIGQPSSSEVGGHAASYESRGPSSRKRNLEEGGSTVDRPQLPVQPADSVEGTVIDRDGDEVNDGSQYSAGPSKRACQSDAFGPQLTSYGKDSSGAGPSLSLGFEIGRDASRDDTFGRGQEQLTGMPSTRDSTHVSSVIAMDTVHSADDDSMESVENLPGDFDDVNFPSTSMLRSADPVETSELNYSNQAQQSTCPAVVRSAGEMGVSSTNDEEVVNADTATGNVRDGPSVGISGGSIGMGASHEAEIHGTDASVHRADSVAGDVEAVAEITENQGQTGEFAPDPGLMGDYVPEEVDRVDPNGDSQDLTSRSVGRADSGSKIVGSAKAESIESGERTRHMQPTLPNSPHPSLSCNAVVYSAYEASKDEVTQNNAPATDDCGFFESGYMLANGTGPPIGESNYDEAVEFDPIKHHNFFCPWVNGNVAAAGCSSSGSSSSNAGAIALCGWQLTLDALDSFQSLGHVPVQTVESESAASLYKVGNSWHTTLLANVMGKTEGVSRPKT; from the exons ATGAAGGAAGAAGCCATAAGCTCTTCCCATGATCCTCAATTGCCCCCCAAAGCTTCTTCTCCTCCCCCTATCCATACACCTGCTGCTAG TTCTGTAGGAGCATCATCTCCTGCTGTTCCAGCAAATGCTGGGGGTACGGATTGGTTCGCACACCCGCAGGGTTCAAAAGCAGCTGCACTTTCCCGTATTGGTTCACAGcccatgcggacttcaatgagcACTAGTGCTGGTGGTTCTGCCCTGGGATCATCACAACCTTCATGTAGACCATGGGAAAGGGGTGACCTATTGAGGCGGCTGTCCACATTCCGACCCACAAACTGGTTTGGGAAGCCTAAG GCTTCAAGTTCACTGACATGTGCTAGAAGAGGCTGGGTTAATGTGGATGCTGATACAATTGAGTGCGAAGCTTGTGGTGCTAATCTGAGATTTGTTTCTTCTGCAACCTGGACCCCCGATGAAG CTGATATTGCGGGGGAAGAATTTGCAAAGAAACTTGATGAAGGGCATAAGGCCACTTGTCCTTGGAGAGGAAACACCTGTGCAGAAAGCTTGGTCCAGTTCCCTCCTACACCACCATCAGCCTTAATTGGTGGTTACAAGGATCGATGTGATGGATTACTTCAATTTCCTTCACTCCCCATTGTGGCTGCATCTGCAATTGAGCACATTAGGATCTCTCGAAGTTCAGAAATTGATCGCCTTCTAGCTCAGTCCCAGGCTTTCGGTGGCATGGAACCCATCTTTAGGTCAGAGATTATGTCAGGAACTGAAACCAACATAGAAGATGTCTTCCTTGTCTATTCTCAT GCCCATAAGGTGATAAGCCTGTGTGGATGGGAGCCAAGATGGCTTCCAAATATTCAAGACTGTGAAGAACATTCTGCTCAATCAGCTAGGAGTGGGTACTCCATTGGTCCCACAAAATATCACACTTCTTTGCAAGATTTTGGCCATGGAGAAAATGTATTACCTGCTTCAAAGAAAAAGAATTCTAGTAAGAACAAAGCTGTGGGTACCAGGTCTACTAAAGGTGAATCTCGGTCACCTTTGTTGGATTGTAGCTTGTGTGGAGCCACTGTGAGAATCTGGGATTTCCTTACTGTTGTCCGTCCTACTTGCTTTGCTCCAAATACCAATGATATCCCTGAGACAAGCAAGAAGATGGCATTGACACGTGGAGTAAGTGCTGCTAGTGGAATCAGTGGATGGGTTGCTGCTGATGGCATGGGAAAGGAGCAGACAGAGGACCTTGATGAAGCTGCAACAACTGAAGAGGGAAGGTCTTTGTCAAATATAGGAGTAGATCTGAATCTCACAATGGCTGGTGGATTATCCTCTTCACAGGTGAACATGGATGTGAGGCCGGAACAATTTCAAGATGTCCATAAACGAAGACATCCAATTATTGGTCAACCTTCAAGCAGTGAGGTTGGTGGTCATGCAGCTTCATATGAATCGCGAGGCCCTAGTTCTCGCAAACGAAACTTAGAGGAAGGTGGAAGCACAGTTGATAGGCCACAATTGCCGGTACAGCCGGCCGATAGTGTTGAAGGCACTGTAATAGACCGTGATGGAGATGAAGTAAATGATGGTAGTCAGTACTCAGCTGGCCCATCAAAGCGTGCATGCCAGTCTGATGCCTTTGGGCCCCAGCTTACCTCATATGGCAAGGATTCATCAGGTGCTGGTCCTAGCCTCTCGCTTGGTTTTGAGATTGGCAGAGATGCTTCCAGAGATGATACCTTTGGACGAGGGCAGGAACAGCTAACTGGTATGCCATCTACTCGAGACTCAACACATGTTTCATCTGTTATTGCAATGGACACTGTTCACAGTGCAGATGATGATTCAATGGAAAGTGTTGAGAATCTCCCAGGAGACTTTGATGATGTTAATTTCCCTTCAACATCTATGTTAAGAAGTGCAGATCCAGTGGAAACTTCAGAATTGAACTACAGTAATCAAGCACAACAGAGTACTTGTCCAGCTGTGGTCAGAAGTGCTGGTGAAATGGGTGTTAGTAGCACCAATGATGAAGAAGTAGTGAATGCAGATACTGCCACTGGCAATGTGAGGGATGGCCCTAGCGTCGGGATCAGTGGAGGAAGTATTGGAATGGGTGCTAGTCATGAAGCTGAAATCCATGGGACAGATGCTTCTGTGCACAGAGCAGATAGTGTCGCTGGTGATGTAGAAGCAGTTGCTGAAATTACGGAAAATCAGGGGCAAACAGGTGAATTTGCTCCAGACCCCGGACTAATGGGTGACTATGTTCCTGAAGAAGTGGACCGAGTTGATCCTAATGGTGATAGTCAAGATCTGACATCTCGTTCTGTGGGAAGGGCTGATAGTGGCTCAAAAATTGTTGGCTCAGCCAAAGCAGAATCCATTGAAAGTGGTGAAAGGACTCGTCACATGCAGCCTACACTTCCGAATAGTCCACACCCTTCTCTTTCTTGCAATGCTGTTGTATATTCTGCATATGAAGCATCCAAGGACGAAGTAACCCAAAATAATGCACCAGCTACTGATGATTGTGGATTCTTCGAGTCAGGCTATATGCTTGCGAACGGGACAG GGCCTCCTATTGGAGAAAGCAACTATGACGAAGCTGTTGAATTTGATCCAATTAAACATCATAATTTTTTCTGTCCTTGGGTAAATGGAAATGTTGCTGCTGCTGGCTGCAGTAGTAGTGGCAGTTCCTCTTCCAATGCTGGTGCTATTGCTCTCTGTGGTTGGCAGCTGACGTTAGATGCTTTGGATTCTTTCCAGTCACTCGGACATGTTCCAGTCCAGACTGTTGAATCTGAATCAGCTGCATCTTTGTATAAG GTAGGAAACTCTTGGCACACCACTCTTTTAGCAAACGTCATGGGCAAAACTGAAGGTGTATCTAGGCCCAAGACATAA